One window of the Anopheles aquasalis chromosome X, idAnoAquaMG_Q_19, whole genome shotgun sequence genome contains the following:
- the LOC126575844 gene encoding uncharacterized protein LOC126575844, producing MQLVQRRPCTCLHGASVFLLSLLQVKYCQLFKASRHGIERLEISDTENDKTTRIVTLENCVKIVLDQPPQNTINIVSKTGQIQLHSADESLARQWTNALQIVAFKDKSNQTPPPPRLNTIEEDNDLYCSSYSEGIYTVTLIATDASIKNGIEPKMYTLELGQTDMRLKCYEDESITVAMWPYRYIRKYGYREGKFTFEAGRKCNTGEGTFKLDNANPQDIFRCMLTKMKSMKKIISSSALEHEAHGLSSQLCAALAMEPGSRSPLPGGHCDDSVSALHLPPIDLLPVIHDTAATQHGGAHGKNVVPTKPPRKQGVLPLGTTSMAEQTTDTKQSNNVSTVFIKTGGNTTANVPCSGSQRNPPIFVVSGGAANSDRDSYPVKELDYECVKDITDAWKLYGLNDVKHTESSHTLGATKACGMASCVTSLPTAHSANGTGRDTEHQLVVQQVEYDRLNFFRPTTRHSSGDYKTIVPIRPPLAGVGGVAPLSSDDYEIIGDPSSTSSSSSSSQATTTTTTTTTTITTVGSGPLASSPLQQHHASLHGQPIGYGTGSQGRRLPTDEEFEFSIFNGPDDQRNLSATINYATISKPKRV from the exons ATGCAGCTGGTGCAGA GACGGCCCTGTACATGCCTTCATGGTGCTTCTGTGTTCCTTTTGTCTCTCCTCCAGGTGAAATACTGTCAACTGTTCAAAGCAAGCCGCCACGGGATTGAGCGGCTCGAGATCAGCGACACGGAGAACGACAAGACGACGCGTATTGTAACGCTCGAGAACTGCGTGAAGATAGTGCTGGACCAGCCACCCCAGAACACGATCAACATCGTTTCGAAGACAGGCCAGATACAGCTGCATTCGGCCGATGAATCACTGGCCCGCCAGTGGACGAATGCTTTGCAGATAGTGGCGTTCAAGGATAAGTCGAACCAAACTCCACCCCCGCCGCGACTAAACACGATCGAGGAGGACAACGATTTGTACTGCTCGTCGTACAGCGAAGGCATCTACACGGTGACGCTCATCGCGACCGATGCTTCAATCAAAAACGGCATCGAACCGAAGATGTATACGCTCGAGCTGGGTCAGACGGACATGCGACTGAAGTGCTACGAAGACGAAAGTATTACGGTAGCCATGTGGCCGTATCGGTACATCCGGAAGTATGGTTACCGGGAGGGAAAGTTCACGTTCGAGGCCGGACGGAAATGTAACACGGGCGAGGGTACGTTCAAGCTGGACAACGCCAACCCACAGGACATCTTCCGCTGTATGCTGACGAAGATGAAGTCGATGAAGAAGATCATCTCATCGTCCGCCCTCGAGCACGAGGCGCACGGCCTTAGTAGCCAGCTCTGCGCCGCACTAGCGATGGAACCTGGATCTCGCAGCCCGCTGCCGGGTGGTCACTGCGACGATAGCGTGTCCGCATTGCACCTTCCCCCGATCGATCTACTGCCCGTGATCCACGATACTGCTGCTACCCAGCATGGTGGTGCTCATGGGAAAAATGTAGTTCCTACCAAACCGCCGCGCAAACAAGGTGTGTTGCCGCTGGGAACCACATCCATGGCGGAGCAAACGACGGACACCAAGCAGTCGAATAACGTTTCAACCGTCTTTATCAAAACGGGCGGCAACACCACGGCAAATGTGCCGTGCTCCGGCAGCCAACGGAATCCGCCAATCTTCGTCGTATCGGGCGGTGCGGCAAACAGCGATCGCGACAGCTACCCAGTCAAGGAGCTGGACTACGAGTGTGTCAAAGACATTACCGACGCCTGGAAACTGTACGGTTTGAACGACGTCAAACACACCGAATCGTCCCATACGCTGGGTGCGACCAAGGCCTGCGGGATGGCATCTTGTGTCACATCGCTTCCAACCGCGCATAGCGCCAATGGTACCGGCCgcgacaccgagcaccagcttGTGGTGCAACAGGTGGAGTACGATAGGCTCAATTTTTTTCGTCCCACCACTCGCCACTCCTCGGGTGATTACAAAACGATCGTACCGATCCGGCCACCGCTGGCCGGTGTTGGGGGTGTTGCTCCGCTGTCATCGGACGATTACGAGATTATCGGtgatccatcatcaacatcatcatcatcatcatcatcacaagcaacaacgactacaacaacaacaacaacaaccatcacgaCTGTCGGCAGCGGTCCGCTGGCTTCGTCTCCACTCCAGCAACATCACGCGTCTCTGCACGGTCAACCGATTGGCTACGGGACCGGCAGCCAGGGTCGCCGGTTGCCGACGGACGAAGAgtttgagttttccattttcaacggGCCCGACGATCAACGAAATCTTTCCGCAACGATCAACtatgccaccatcagcaaaccgAAGCGAGTTTGA
- the LOC126575915 gene encoding uncharacterized protein LOC126575915: protein MIFDKLDLETVKNAAATCQRWHDIIFSTGYVKRFVFQMNIKYGNEASTQMHIKEIVAMVANSQRRYRHLYWDSGQLLMGPSNGYSNLWQAIHPKVTTHLYSLDISYVNTFDFFSLIADALPMMSALRSLTIMSNARKFRAQDPIITLRSDNLKKLLVDVSTDNELNMSQSILSCSTQLKELVVDIYEEDEYLKCHAPRRIMQTLPHLKQLKKLKFINGRFWESNFLRRGAPMHTLHQLHFVESNVESNRFKQIKQIFPNLKELIFTKCDSWHEIHDRGSETPSSTESDQDE from the exons ATGATTTTCGACAAACTGGATCTCGAAACCGTGAAAAACGCGGCTGCAACATGCCAGAGATGGCACGACATCATATTTTCGACCGGATATGTAAAGAGATTTGTATtccaaatgaacataaaatatgGCAACGAAGCAAGCACACAGATGCATATAAAGGAGATTGTAGCTATGGTGGCAAACTCTCAACGGCGCTATCGACACCTATACTGGGACTCTGGACAACTATTAATGGGGCCGTCTAATGGATATTCAAATTTGTGGCAGGCTATTCATCCGAAAGTTACGACACATCTCTATTCATTAGATATTTCCTATGTGAAtactttcgatttcttttccttgaTAGCTGATGCGCTACCGATGATGTCGGCGCTCCGATCGCTTACGATAATGTCCAACGCACGGAAATTCCGTGCTCAGGATCCCATAATAACTCTCCGTAGCGATAATCTGAA GAAGCTTCTGGTGGATGTCTCGACGGATAACGAACTAAACATGAGTCAGTCAATCCTTAGCTGCAGTACTCAATTGAAAGAACTGGTAGTGGATATTTATGAGGaggatgaatatttaaaatgccATGCACCGCGTCGTATAATGCAAACTTTACCACATTTAAAACAACTTAAAAAACTCAAGTTTATTAATGGACGTTTCTGGGAATCAAATTTCCTCCGCAGGGGCGCTCCCATGCATACTCTGCACCAGCTGCATTTCGTGGAATCGAACGTTGAGTCCAATCGTTTTAAGCAGATCAAGCAAATATTTCCCAACTTAAAGGAGCTAATTTTTACAAAATGCGATAGTTGGCACGAAATACACGACAGAGGTTCGGAAACACCGTCTTCTACGGAGTCGGATCAAGACGAATAA
- the LOC126575800 gene encoding uncharacterized protein LOC126575800, whose protein sequence is MQLVQRRPCTCLHGASVFLLSLLQVKYCQLFKASRHGIERLEISDTENDKTTRIVTLENCVKIVLDQPPQNTINIVSKTGQIQLHSADESLARQWTNALQIVAFKDKSNQTPPPPRLNTIEEDNDLYCSSYSEGIYTVTLIATDASIKNGIEPKMYTLELGQTDMRLKCYEDESITVAMWPYRYIRKYGYREGKFTFEAGRKCNTGEGTFKLDNANPQDIFRCMLTKMKSMKKIISSSALEHEAHGISSQLCAALAMEPGSRSPLPGGHCDDSVSALHLPPIDLLPVIHDTAATQHGGAHGKNVVPTKPPRKPGVLPLGTTSMAEQTTDTKQSNNVSTVFIKTGGNTTANVPCSGSQRNPPIFVVSGGAANSDRDSYPVKELDYECVKDITDAWKLYGLNDVKHTESSHTLGATKACGMASCVTSLPTAHSANGTGRDTEHQLVVQQVEYDRLNFFRPTTRHSSGDYKTIVPIRPPLAGVGGVAPLPSDDYEIIGDPSSTSSSSSSSQATTTTTTTTITTVGSGPLASSPLQQHHASLHGQPIGYGTGSQGRRLPTDEEFEFSIFNGPDDQRNLSATINYATISKPKRV, encoded by the exons ATGCAGCTGGTGCAGA GACGGCCCTGTACATGCCTTCATGGTGCTTCTGTGTTCCTTTTGTCTCTCCTCCAGGTGAAATACTGTCAACTGTTCAAAGCAAGCCGCCACGGGATTGAGCGGCTCGAGATCAGCGACACGGAGAACGACAAGACGACGCGTATTGTAACGCTCGAGAACTGCGTGAAGATAGTGCTGGACCAGCCACCCCAGAACACGATCAACATCGTTTCGAAGACAGGCCAGATACAGCTGCATTCGGCCGATGAATCACTGGCCCGCCAGTGGACGAATGCTTTGCAGATAGTGGCGTTCAAGGATAAGTCGAACCAAACTCCACCCCCGCCGCGACTAAACACGATCGAGGAGGACAACGATTTGTACTGCTCGTCGTACAGCGAAGGCATCTACACGGTGACGCTCATCGCGACCGATGCTTCAATCAAAAACGGCATCGAACCGAAGATGTATACGCTCGAGCTGGGTCAGACGGACATGCGACTGAAGTGCTACGAAGACGAAAGTATTACGGTAGCCATGTGGCCGTATCGGTACATCCGGAAGTATGGTTACCGGGAGGGAAAGTTCACGTTCGAGGCCGGACGGAAATGTAACACGGGCGAGGGTACGTTCAAGCTGGACAACGCCAACCCACAGGACATCTTCCGCTGTATGCTGACGAAGATGAAGTCGATGAAGAAGATCATCTCATCGTCCGCCCTCGAGCACGAGGCGCACGGCATTAGTAGCCAGCTCTGCGCCGCACTAGCGATGGAACCTGGATCTCGCAGCCCGCTGCCGGGTGGTCACTGCGACGATAGCGTGTCCGCATTGCACCTTCCCCCGATCGATCTACTGCCCGTGATCCACGATACTGCTGCTACCCAGCATGGTGGTGCTCATGGGAAAAATGTAGTTCCTACCAAACCGCCGCGCAAACCAGGTGTGTTGCCGCTGGGAACCACATCCATGGCGGAGCAAACGACGGACACCAAGCAGTCGAATAACGTTTCAACCGTCTTTATCAAAACGGGCGGCAACACCACGGCAAATGTGCCGTGCTCCGGCAGCCAACGGAATCCGCCAATCTTCGTCGTATCGGGCGGTGCGGCAAACAGCGATCGCGACAGCTACCCAGTCAAGGAGCTGGACTATGAGTGTGTCAAAGACATTACCGACGCCTGGAAACTGTACGGTTTGAACGACGTCAAACACACCGAATCGTCCCATACGCTGGGTGCGACCAAGGCCTGCGGGATGGCATCTTGTGTCACATCGCTTCCAACCGCGCATAGCGCCAATGGTACCGGCCgcgacaccgagcaccagcttGTGGTGCAACAGGTGGAGTACGATAGGCTCAATTTTTTTCGTCCCACCACTCGCCACTCCTCGGGTGATTACAAAACGATCGTACCGATCCGGCCACCGCTGGCCGGTGTTGGGGGTGTTGCTCCGCTGCCATCGGACGATTACGAGATTATCGGtgatccatcatcaacatcatcatcatcatcatcatcacaagcaacaacgactacaacaacaacaaccatcacgaCTGTCGGCAGCGGTCCGCTGGCTTCGTCTCCACTCCAGCAACATCACGCGTCTCTGCACGGTCAACCGATTGGCTACGGGACCGGCAGCCAGGGTCGCCGGTTGCCGACGGACGAAGAgtttgagttttccattttcaacggGCCCGACGATCAACGAAATCTTTCCGCAACGATCAACtatgccaccatcagcaaaccgAAGCGAGTTTGA